From a region of the Mercurialis annua linkage group LG1-X, ddMerAnnu1.2, whole genome shotgun sequence genome:
- the LOC126665206 gene encoding defensin-like protein 19, with protein MAKLQNSILLYLFIFLFLIVSTEMQGTNAEVCERRSKTWTGFCGSSSSCNRQCKSREGALSGACHAQFPGFACFCYFKC; from the exons ATGGCTAAGCTACAAAATTCCATCCTATTATACCTCTTTATCTTCTTGTTTCTGATTGTATCCACGG AGATGCAAGGCACAAATGCAGAAGTTTGCGAAAGGCGAAGCAAAACATGGACAGGGTTTTGTGGAAGCTCAAGTAGCTGTAATCGTCAGTGCAAGAGTAGGGAGGGCGCTTTAAGCGGAGCTTGCCATGCACAATTCCCAGGATTTGCATGCTTCTGTTACTTCAAATGCTAG